In Caldalkalibacillus salinus, the genomic window AACCGCCAACTCAGATCGGACAAAAGCAAAGCCTAAGCCGAATAAACGAAATCGGAACGACAACCAGCAAAAGGCGAAGGGTCAAAAACAGCAGGGTCATCAGCGTAAAAAAAATAGTCAAGGGCAAAACAAAAACAAAAGACCGAACAAAGGCATTGTGTCTCAAGCACGCATCGGCCAAGAAGTGACCATTACGATCAAACGATTAGGGATTAACGGGGAAGGCGTTGGCTACTTCAAAAAGCAAGTGGTCTTTATTGATGGGGCACTACCCGGTGAAGTCGTTATCGCAACGATTACCTCAATAGAGCGAAATTATGCTAAGGCCGAAATTAAAAAGGTACGAGAACCGTCGCCAGAGCGTGTCAAACCACCTTGCCCCATCTACTCAGAATGTGGTGGGTGTCAACTTCAGCACTTATCCTATAAAGGACAGTTACAAGAGAAGAAAGATCAAGTCATCCAAGCGTTTGAACGTTACACGACATTCACTGCCGAAACCCTACCTATAGCGGATACGATCGGGATGGACAATCCATGGGGATACCGCAATAAAGGACAATTACAAGTGGGCACAGCGGGCAATGATGTCATCGCTGGATTGTATAAGCAGGGATCTCATGAACTTGTTGATTTATCTGAGTGTGCTGTACAGCATCCGAAAACGAATGAAGTGATTCAAAAAACAAAAGACATCCTCCAAAAACTAGATATCCCCATATACAATGAACGTAAGCGTCGTGGCGTGATACGAACGATCGTCACAAGAATTGGATTTGAAACAGGACAATTACAGCTCGTGTTAGTAACAAGAACCAAAGAGATTCCGCGCTTGAAGGAGCTGCTATTAGACATACGGTTTAATTGTCCGGAAGTCAAAAGCGTTATCCAAAATATTAATCCTTCTAAGACGTCTGCCGTTTTCGGTGATGAAACTGTCTTACTATGGGGAGATGAACGAATAGAGGAAGAGCTAGGGGAGCTCGCTTTCTCATTATCCCCTCGGGCGTTCTTCCAGCTCAATCCGCAGCAAACGGTGAAATTATATGATAAGGTCAAAGCATACGCGGCATTGACTGGTGAGGAAATTGTCGTTGATGCCTACTGTGGGGTGGGAACGATCGGGCTATGGCTCGCAGACCAAGCGAAGGAAATAAGAGGCATGGATGTCATACCTGAAGCGATCATGGATGCTAGAGAGAACGCCAGAAAAAGTGGCGTAGAGAATGCGATTTACGACATCGGTAAGGCTGAAACGTGGCTTCCTAAATGGGTGAATGAAGGGTATAGACCTGACGTTGTCATCGTTGACCCCCCACGAACCGGTTGTGATGATAAGTTACTCCAAACGATCATCAAGGTCCGTCCTCAACGCCTCGTCTATGTATCCTGCAATCCTTCTACACTGGCCAAGGATTGTCAGCAGCTCTTTAAAGCTGGGTTTGAACTACAAGCTTTACAGCCCGTAGACATGTTCCCGCATACGAGTCATGTGGAAGTAGTATCGCAGCTCGTATTACGTGACACAAACAGTTCGTAGGAACCGCTGTAATTGAGCGGTTTTTTCATTTCACCTGTAATATTTCTCTATGTGCATATCTCATCAGTCTTAAGAAATTTTTAATGGTTTGTTTCGTTAGTTTTAAGAACTTGGAGATATCCTGTGATTGTAGATGTAGAAAAACTGATTGGAGTGAGATTAATGCATC contains:
- the rlmD gene encoding 23S rRNA (uracil(1939)-C(5))-methyltransferase RlmD, translated to MAKTKNEAHQTANSDRTKAKPKPNKRNRNDNQQKAKGQKQQGHQRKKNSQGQNKNKRPNKGIVSQARIGQEVTITIKRLGINGEGVGYFKKQVVFIDGALPGEVVIATITSIERNYAKAEIKKVREPSPERVKPPCPIYSECGGCQLQHLSYKGQLQEKKDQVIQAFERYTTFTAETLPIADTIGMDNPWGYRNKGQLQVGTAGNDVIAGLYKQGSHELVDLSECAVQHPKTNEVIQKTKDILQKLDIPIYNERKRRGVIRTIVTRIGFETGQLQLVLVTRTKEIPRLKELLLDIRFNCPEVKSVIQNINPSKTSAVFGDETVLLWGDERIEEELGELAFSLSPRAFFQLNPQQTVKLYDKVKAYAALTGEEIVVDAYCGVGTIGLWLADQAKEIRGMDVIPEAIMDARENARKSGVENAIYDIGKAETWLPKWVNEGYRPDVVIVDPPRTGCDDKLLQTIIKVRPQRLVYVSCNPSTLAKDCQQLFKAGFELQALQPVDMFPHTSHVEVVSQLVLRDTNSS